Proteins encoded together in one Astatotilapia calliptera chromosome 7, fAstCal1.2, whole genome shotgun sequence window:
- the ndufa9a gene encoding NADH dehydrogenase [ubiquinone] 1 alpha subcomplex subunit 9, mitochondrial isoform X2 has protein sequence MATVVLVSRPASVLSKISSNSYPALLSAASVTTVQQRKLHHALIPKGKGGRSSFSGIAATVFGATGFLGRYVVNRLGRIGSQIIIPHRCDQYDLMHFRPMGDLGQILFLEWDARNKDSIKQAMEHSNVVINLVGREWETRNFRFEDVYVTIPQQIARAAREAGITKFVHMSHLNADIRSPSKYLRNKAVGETAVREEFPDAIIMKPSEMFGREDRFFNYYANMRWFGNAVPLIALGKKTVKQPVHVVDVAKAIISAIRDPDANGKTYALVGPNRYLLHDLVEYIYAVAHRPFVPYPLPRPLFHLAAQLFAMNPFEPWTTPDKVNRFHTTDMKYPGLPGLEDLGITASSVEQKAIEILRRHRRFRYLEAELDETKPAKTVNY, from the exons ATGGCGACCGTAGTGCTGGTTAGCCGTCCTGCGAGTGTCCTTTCAAAGATTTCAA GCAACTCCTACCCTGCCTTGTTGTCAGCTGCATCTGTCACCACAGTCCAGCAGAGGAAGCTGCATCATGCTCTCATCCCTAAAGGGAAAGGAGGACGCTCCTCTTTTAGCGGAATAGCTGCCACGGTGTTTGGTGCCACAGGTTTCCTGGGACGATACGTCGTCAATAGGCTGG GTCGGATTGGGTCTCAGATTATAATCCCTCATCGCTGTGATCAGTATGACCTCATGCACTTCAGGCCCATGGGTGATCTTGGGCAAATCCTCTTTTTG GAGTGGGATGCCAGGAACAAAGACTCCATTAAACAGGCTATGGAGCACTCAAATGTTGTCATCAATCTGGTGGGCAGAGAGTGGGAGACGAG GAACTTTCGCTTCGAGGATGTGTATGTTACCATCCCACAGCAGATTGCCAGGGCAGCCAGAGAAGCCGGCATCACAAAGTTCGTCCACATGTCGCACCTCAACGCTGACATCCGCAGCCCATCCAAATACCTGAGGAACAAG GCTGTGGGAGAGACTGCAGTAAGGGAAGAGTTTCCCGATGCCATCATCATGAAGCCCTCTGAGATGTTTGGGAGGGAGGACAGATTCTTCAACTATTACGCAA ATATGCGCTGGTTTGGAAATGCCGTTCCTCTTATTGCCCTCGGGAAAAAGACGGTGAAGCAGCCTGTTCAT GTGGTGGATGTGGCTAAGGCGATCATCAGTGCTATCAGAGACCCTGATGCTAATGGAAAGACATATGCACTTGTTGG ACCCAATCGTTACCTCCTTCATGACCTGGTGGAGTACATTTACGCCGTGGCGCACAGACCTTTTGTGCCCTACCCTCTGCCTCGCCCACTTTTTCA CCTGGCTGCCCAGTTGTTTGCAATGAATCCTTTTGAGCCCTGGACAACCCCAGACAAAGTGAATAGG TTTCACACAACAGACATGAAGTACCCGGGACTCCCGGGTCTGGAGGATCTCGGCATCACTGCTTCCAGTGTAGAGCAAAAGGCTATTGAGATTTTGCGTCGCCACCGTCGCTTCCGTTACCTGGAAGCAGAACTGGATGAGACGAAGCCGGCCAAGACCGTCAACTATTAA
- the ndufa9a gene encoding NADH dehydrogenase [ubiquinone] 1 alpha subcomplex subunit 9, mitochondrial isoform X1, with protein sequence MATVVLVSRPASVLSKISTGNSYPALLSAASVTTVQQRKLHHALIPKGKGGRSSFSGIAATVFGATGFLGRYVVNRLGRIGSQIIIPHRCDQYDLMHFRPMGDLGQILFLEWDARNKDSIKQAMEHSNVVINLVGREWETRNFRFEDVYVTIPQQIARAAREAGITKFVHMSHLNADIRSPSKYLRNKAVGETAVREEFPDAIIMKPSEMFGREDRFFNYYANMRWFGNAVPLIALGKKTVKQPVHVVDVAKAIISAIRDPDANGKTYALVGPNRYLLHDLVEYIYAVAHRPFVPYPLPRPLFHLAAQLFAMNPFEPWTTPDKVNRFHTTDMKYPGLPGLEDLGITASSVEQKAIEILRRHRRFRYLEAELDETKPAKTVNY encoded by the exons ATGGCGACCGTAGTGCTGGTTAGCCGTCCTGCGAGTGTCCTTTCAAAGATTTCAA CAGGCAACTCCTACCCTGCCTTGTTGTCAGCTGCATCTGTCACCACAGTCCAGCAGAGGAAGCTGCATCATGCTCTCATCCCTAAAGGGAAAGGAGGACGCTCCTCTTTTAGCGGAATAGCTGCCACGGTGTTTGGTGCCACAGGTTTCCTGGGACGATACGTCGTCAATAGGCTGG GTCGGATTGGGTCTCAGATTATAATCCCTCATCGCTGTGATCAGTATGACCTCATGCACTTCAGGCCCATGGGTGATCTTGGGCAAATCCTCTTTTTG GAGTGGGATGCCAGGAACAAAGACTCCATTAAACAGGCTATGGAGCACTCAAATGTTGTCATCAATCTGGTGGGCAGAGAGTGGGAGACGAG GAACTTTCGCTTCGAGGATGTGTATGTTACCATCCCACAGCAGATTGCCAGGGCAGCCAGAGAAGCCGGCATCACAAAGTTCGTCCACATGTCGCACCTCAACGCTGACATCCGCAGCCCATCCAAATACCTGAGGAACAAG GCTGTGGGAGAGACTGCAGTAAGGGAAGAGTTTCCCGATGCCATCATCATGAAGCCCTCTGAGATGTTTGGGAGGGAGGACAGATTCTTCAACTATTACGCAA ATATGCGCTGGTTTGGAAATGCCGTTCCTCTTATTGCCCTCGGGAAAAAGACGGTGAAGCAGCCTGTTCAT GTGGTGGATGTGGCTAAGGCGATCATCAGTGCTATCAGAGACCCTGATGCTAATGGAAAGACATATGCACTTGTTGG ACCCAATCGTTACCTCCTTCATGACCTGGTGGAGTACATTTACGCCGTGGCGCACAGACCTTTTGTGCCCTACCCTCTGCCTCGCCCACTTTTTCA CCTGGCTGCCCAGTTGTTTGCAATGAATCCTTTTGAGCCCTGGACAACCCCAGACAAAGTGAATAGG TTTCACACAACAGACATGAAGTACCCGGGACTCCCGGGTCTGGAGGATCTCGGCATCACTGCTTCCAGTGTAGAGCAAAAGGCTATTGAGATTTTGCGTCGCCACCGTCGCTTCCGTTACCTGGAAGCAGAACTGGATGAGACGAAGCCGGCCAAGACCGTCAACTATTAA